In Myxococcus guangdongensis, the following proteins share a genomic window:
- a CDS encoding sigma 54-interacting transcriptional regulator, producing the protein MSASDRARTAPPTPDVKNDAVWKVEARESGDEALHVTLPYEQGRRAYDASTVRRFRLTVVEGPQSGSTWESTADTCSVGSHPLNDFAVDDSTVSRFHCEIRIGPKGPQVRDLDSLNGVILDGVLVMEGVLRSGSLLRLGRVVLRFDFSAENNRLPVSESTRFGTLVGASVAMRVCFAMMERAASRDVTVLLEGETGTGKSQAAQAIHEAGRRKDGPFLVVDCGAIPAHLLESELFGHEKGAFTGALQRRAGVFEEAIGGTVFLDEIGELPAELQPKLLRVLENREIRRVGSNTYQPVDVRLMAATHRDLRAEVNAGRFRSDLFFRLAVLRIALPPLRQRPEDLPLLVEGILGTLGADKERTASLRTPDFLARLRYAAWPGNVRELRNYLERCLVFEEAVELTEDESRSGNPMEVDPTLPYADQRRRAVDDFERRYLRALLEKHQGKVAQAAVTAGMDRVHLYRLLRRHGIKP; encoded by the coding sequence ATGTCTGCTTCCGACCGGGCCCGCACAGCACCTCCGACTCCCGACGTGAAGAACGATGCGGTCTGGAAGGTCGAGGCAAGGGAGTCCGGCGACGAGGCGCTCCACGTCACGCTCCCCTACGAGCAGGGCCGCCGCGCGTACGACGCCTCCACCGTGCGCCGCTTCCGGCTGACGGTGGTGGAGGGCCCCCAGTCGGGCAGCACGTGGGAGTCCACGGCGGACACGTGCTCGGTGGGCTCGCATCCGCTCAACGACTTCGCGGTGGATGACTCCACCGTGTCGCGCTTCCACTGCGAGATTCGCATCGGCCCCAAGGGCCCGCAGGTGCGCGACCTGGACAGCCTCAACGGCGTCATCCTGGATGGCGTCCTGGTGATGGAGGGCGTGCTGCGCAGCGGCTCGCTGCTGCGACTGGGCCGGGTGGTGCTGCGCTTCGACTTCAGCGCGGAGAACAACCGGCTGCCGGTGTCGGAGAGCACGCGCTTCGGGACGCTGGTGGGCGCGTCGGTGGCCATGCGCGTGTGCTTCGCGATGATGGAGCGCGCCGCGTCGCGCGACGTCACCGTGCTGCTGGAGGGCGAGACGGGCACGGGCAAGAGCCAGGCGGCCCAGGCCATCCACGAGGCGGGCCGGCGCAAGGACGGCCCCTTCCTGGTGGTGGACTGCGGCGCCATCCCCGCGCACCTGCTGGAGAGCGAGCTGTTCGGCCACGAGAAGGGCGCCTTCACCGGCGCGCTCCAGCGCCGCGCGGGCGTGTTCGAGGAGGCCATCGGCGGCACCGTCTTCCTCGACGAGATTGGCGAGCTGCCCGCGGAGCTGCAGCCCAAGCTGCTGCGCGTCCTGGAGAACCGGGAGATCCGCCGCGTCGGCAGCAACACGTACCAGCCGGTGGACGTGCGACTGATGGCGGCCACGCACCGCGACTTGCGCGCGGAGGTGAACGCGGGGCGCTTCCGCTCCGACCTCTTCTTCCGCCTCGCGGTGCTGAGAATCGCCCTGCCGCCCTTGCGTCAGCGGCCCGAGGATTTGCCGCTGCTGGTGGAGGGAATCCTGGGCACGCTGGGCGCGGACAAGGAGCGCACCGCGTCCCTGCGCACGCCGGACTTCCTGGCCCGGCTGCGCTACGCGGCGTGGCCCGGCAACGTGCGCGAGCTGCGCAACTACCTGGAGCGCTGCCTCGTCTTCGAGGAGGCGGTGGAGCTGACCGAGGACGAGTCGCGCTCGGGCAACCCCATGGAGGTGGACCCCACCCTGCCCTACGCGGACCAGCGCCGCCGCGCCGTCGACGACTTCGAGCGTCGCTACCTGCGCGCGCTCCTGGAGAAGCACCAGGGCAAGGTGGCCCAGGCCGCCGTCACCGCGGGCATGGACCGGGTGCACCTCTACCGGCTGCTGCGTCGGCACGGCATCAAGCCGTGA
- a CDS encoding cyclase family protein: MFKRVIQGLVIASVGWGALSALAAEPPSGAKGLSSPEAIQAWKKEHRNWGRWGDKDQLGTANLITPAKRREAAKLVREGVSVSLAHTLETREAADVPSPLEHQMLFHGGAPDATYSADRLGLGFHGWSHTHLDALCHMFDEGRTYNGHPQSRVDARGCSVLSVNAVRDGLLTRGVLIDMAAFKGVPYLEPGTPIHASDLEAWERKTKVKVTSGDAVIVRTGRWARRAAVGAWDVSSSSPGLHASSVEWLAARGVAVVATDVGLDVIPSGVEGMLVPVHVLLINTLGVHVIDNADPEALAKAAASRGRYDFLLSVAPLAVEGGTGSPVNPIATF; encoded by the coding sequence ATGTTCAAGCGCGTCATCCAGGGCCTGGTCATCGCGAGCGTGGGGTGGGGGGCGCTCAGCGCGCTGGCGGCCGAGCCTCCGTCCGGAGCGAAGGGGCTGTCGAGCCCCGAGGCCATCCAGGCCTGGAAGAAGGAGCACCGCAACTGGGGGCGGTGGGGAGACAAGGACCAGCTGGGCACGGCGAACCTCATCACGCCCGCGAAGCGCCGCGAGGCCGCGAAGCTCGTGCGAGAGGGCGTGTCCGTGTCGCTGGCTCACACGCTGGAGACGCGCGAGGCCGCCGATGTCCCGTCGCCGCTGGAGCACCAGATGCTGTTCCACGGCGGGGCGCCCGACGCCACGTACAGCGCGGACCGGCTGGGCCTGGGCTTCCACGGGTGGTCCCACACGCACCTGGACGCGCTCTGCCACATGTTCGACGAGGGCCGCACGTACAACGGCCATCCGCAGTCGCGAGTGGATGCGCGCGGGTGCTCGGTGCTGTCGGTGAACGCGGTGCGGGACGGTCTGCTGACGCGCGGGGTGCTCATCGACATGGCCGCGTTCAAGGGCGTGCCGTACCTGGAGCCGGGGACGCCCATCCATGCCTCGGACCTGGAGGCGTGGGAGCGCAAGACGAAGGTGAAGGTGACGAGCGGGGACGCGGTCATCGTGCGCACGGGGCGGTGGGCGCGGCGCGCGGCGGTGGGGGCGTGGGACGTGTCGTCGAGCTCACCAGGGTTGCATGCGTCGAGCGTGGAGTGGCTCGCGGCGCGCGGAGTGGCCGTCGTGGCGACGGACGTGGGCCTGGACGTCATCCCCTCGGGCGTGGAGGGGATGCTGGTGCCGGTGCACGTGCTGCTTATCAACACACTGGGCGTCCACGTCATCGACAACGCGGACCCGGAGGCGCTCGCGAAGGCGGCCGCGTCGCGAGGGCGCTACGACTTCCTCTTGAGCGTGGCGCCCCTGGCGGTGGAGGGCGGCACGGGCTCTCCCGTCAACCCCATCGCGACCTTCTGA
- a CDS encoding LysR family transcriptional regulator produces MLPIDHAQLSRLDLNLLVAFDALMRERHVTRAAHRIGLGQPAMSHHLARLRELLGDELFTRAPTGVVPTPHALMLAEPVRTALACLQGVLTQRPFDPATQERHFKVSLSDGLESSLVPAFLSLAASEAPGVTLSLSPLQESLGLSLLDDGALDLLVGPPLEQAPHHKLRQFCAGGYRVVFDPDVVDVDLPLSLEDFLSIPHVRVSRRADSSDVVDDALARLRLKRRVAVQTAHSLSVPHLLRGSRLLAVLPRRAALASAQAFGLSISEPPLPLTADAIVMRWHASRDADPGHRWLRETMFRAATQSGEENSAPHVTARTPPRRRRSRQKVAMGLTGEPVPPSTARGATLKRKS; encoded by the coding sequence ATGCTCCCCATCGACCACGCCCAGCTCTCGCGCCTGGACCTCAACCTGCTCGTGGCCTTCGACGCGCTGATGCGCGAGCGCCACGTCACCCGCGCCGCCCACCGCATCGGCCTGGGACAGCCGGCGATGAGTCACCACCTGGCGAGGCTGCGCGAGCTGCTCGGCGACGAGCTCTTCACCCGCGCGCCCACTGGCGTCGTGCCCACGCCCCACGCCCTGATGCTCGCCGAGCCCGTGCGCACCGCGCTCGCGTGTCTGCAGGGCGTCCTCACCCAGCGCCCCTTCGACCCCGCCACCCAGGAGCGCCACTTCAAGGTGAGCCTGTCGGACGGCCTGGAGTCCTCGCTGGTGCCCGCCTTCCTCTCGCTCGCCGCGAGCGAGGCGCCCGGCGTCACGCTCTCGCTGTCGCCCCTCCAGGAGTCCCTGGGCCTGTCGCTGCTGGATGATGGCGCGCTGGACCTGCTCGTGGGCCCGCCGCTGGAGCAGGCCCCGCACCACAAGCTGCGCCAGTTCTGCGCGGGCGGCTACCGCGTGGTGTTCGACCCCGACGTCGTGGACGTGGACCTGCCGCTGTCCCTGGAGGACTTCCTGTCCATTCCGCACGTGCGGGTGTCGCGGCGGGCGGACTCGAGCGACGTCGTGGACGATGCGCTGGCCCGGCTCCGCTTGAAGCGCCGCGTCGCCGTGCAGACGGCGCACTCGCTCAGCGTGCCGCACCTGCTGCGTGGTTCACGACTGCTCGCCGTGCTCCCGCGCCGCGCGGCCCTGGCCAGCGCCCAGGCCTTCGGCCTGAGCATCAGCGAGCCACCCCTGCCCCTCACCGCGGACGCCATCGTGATGCGCTGGCACGCGTCGCGCGACGCGGACCCCGGACACCGCTGGCTGCGCGAGACGATGTTCCGCGCCGCCACGCAGAGCGGTGAGGAGAACTCCGCCCCGCACGTCACGGCCAGGACGCCGCCGCGCCGTCGTCGCTCCCGTCAGAAGGTCGCGATGGGGTTGACGGGAGAGCCCGTGCCGCCCTCCACCGCCAGGGGCGCCACGCTCAAGAGGAAGTCGTAG